A single region of the Salicibibacter cibi genome encodes:
- a CDS encoding TRAP transporter small permease encodes MRILRWLDKHLEEYIVVFLSALATVVVSYNVFMRFVMNSSSSWAEELARFSFVWLVLIGISYGIKRQRHISVDAVLMLFKARGKIIINIIANFLFLIFAVTMVYFGFEITSTTFDRGQITPGLQIPMGAVYLAAPVGMFLASVRLIQHIWKQITRLKTGDFEDVEEEFEEQMKQ; translated from the coding sequence TTGAGAATTTTACGCTGGTTGGACAAACATCTGGAAGAATACATCGTGGTTTTTCTAAGTGCACTTGCGACAGTGGTTGTGTCTTACAACGTCTTTATGAGATTTGTGATGAATAGTTCTTCAAGTTGGGCGGAGGAATTAGCAAGATTTTCTTTTGTGTGGTTAGTTTTGATAGGAATTAGTTACGGGATAAAAAGACAACGCCATATTTCTGTGGACGCCGTTCTCATGTTATTTAAAGCAAGAGGAAAAATCATTATTAACATTATTGCGAACTTTCTTTTCCTTATTTTTGCTGTTACAATGGTCTATTTTGGTTTCGAGATTACCTCTACGACTTTTGATCGAGGACAGATTACCCCGGGATTACAAATTCCGATGGGAGCAGTTTATTTGGCAGCTCCTGTAGGCATGTTTTTAGCGTCTGTTCGACTTATTCAACATATTTGGAAGCAGATTACCCGGTTGAAAACCGGTGATTTTGAGGATGTCGAAGAAGAATTTGAGGAACAGATGAAACAATAG
- a CDS encoding 2-hydroxyacid dehydrogenase: protein MKPKVFLAAPVPEEVESYIGQHFEFRKWDGEGPIPDDHLRSEISDVEGLLITGKKIDDSLLNQAPKLKIVSNASVGYNNFDIEAMQKHDVIGTNTPHVLDDTVSDLIFGLILSAARRLPELDHYVKQGRWKNGEGDRKFFGTDVHHATLGLIGMGRVGEKIAKRGKYGFDMNVLYYNRSRKYEVEKEHGYTYASLEDLLRHSDFVVLMTPLSSETVHFIGRDEFKLMKDSGVFVNGSRGQTVDEKAMVEALQAGEIRSVALDVFQQEPVDPEHPLLQMPNAVTIPHIGSATNKTRSDMAKLAAENLVKGVNGEEPPNIVKEFKD, encoded by the coding sequence ATTAAACCGAAAGTATTCCTTGCTGCACCTGTTCCGGAAGAAGTAGAATCCTATATTGGACAACATTTTGAATTTCGAAAATGGGATGGCGAAGGCCCCATTCCGGACGATCACCTGAGGTCGGAAATTTCTGATGTAGAAGGTCTGCTAATCACGGGAAAGAAAATCGATGATTCATTACTTAATCAGGCACCTAAACTAAAAATTGTCAGCAATGCGTCTGTTGGTTACAACAATTTTGATATAGAGGCAATGCAAAAGCACGATGTTATAGGTACGAATACGCCGCATGTATTGGATGATACAGTCTCCGATTTAATTTTTGGTTTAATCTTAAGTGCTGCACGCAGACTCCCCGAATTAGACCATTATGTGAAACAAGGCCGATGGAAAAATGGGGAGGGGGACAGAAAGTTTTTTGGCACAGATGTCCACCATGCAACCCTAGGCTTAATAGGCATGGGAAGAGTCGGCGAAAAAATTGCCAAACGAGGAAAATACGGGTTTGACATGAATGTCTTATATTACAATCGAAGTCGTAAATACGAGGTTGAAAAAGAACATGGTTATACGTATGCCTCTTTAGAAGATTTGCTGAGACATTCAGACTTTGTCGTGTTAATGACCCCTTTAAGCTCGGAGACGGTTCATTTTATAGGAAGAGATGAATTCAAGCTAATGAAAGATTCAGGAGTGTTTGTAAATGGTTCACGGGGACAAACCGTTGATGAAAAAGCCATGGTTGAGGCATTACAAGCTGGTGAGATCCGTTCAGTTGCTTTGGATGTTTTTCAACAAGAACCGGTCGACCCTGAACACCCGTTATTACAGATGCCCAATGCAGTCACTATCCCTCATATCGGTTCAGCTACAAATAAAACCCGGTCTGATATGGCCAAACTTGCTGCCGAAAATCTAGTTAAAGGTGTCAATGGAGAGGAACCACCAAACATTGTCAAAGAGTTTAAGGATTAA
- a CDS encoding UxaA family hydrolase, giving the protein MSEQSFNSLKMHAEDNVVIALRNLRAGEALSVQGDSADVQVQQNISYGHKVATDFIPEGQSVVKYGEWLGIATEDIAIGHHVHTHNVRGLNEQERYAARSGEERSKI; this is encoded by the coding sequence ATGAGTGAGCAATCCTTTAATTCATTGAAAATGCATGCGGAAGATAATGTGGTCATTGCGCTTCGGAATTTAAGGGCAGGTGAGGCATTGTCCGTCCAAGGAGACAGTGCGGATGTTCAAGTCCAACAAAATATCTCCTATGGGCATAAAGTCGCCACTGATTTCATTCCCGAAGGTCAAAGTGTCGTGAAATACGGGGAGTGGCTAGGCATTGCTACCGAAGACATTGCCATCGGTCATCATGTGCATACTCACAATGTTCGTGGTTTAAATGAACAGGAACGGTACGCTGCTCGTTCTGGCGAAGAAAGGAGCAAAATATGA
- a CDS encoding tripartite tricarboxylate transporter permease yields the protein MDLFMQGLANVLEWQMLLILIVGAALGIAIGSLPGLTATMGVALLVPVTYGMDPAAGILLLVSLYFGAIYGGSITAILLRTPGTPAAAATALDGYEMTKRGLGQKGLLVAVYSSATGAVVSVTILIFLSPVLANFALNFSAPETFALALFGLSIISSVAGESMLKGLIAGVAGLLVATIGLDPMDGFARFTFDNVQLLNGVDFIPVMIGLFAAAQAFKMMEDIFSKEQINLTIEKSKLKWKEFKSLIITMLRSSAIGTGIGMIPGAGGDISAFVAYNEAKRFSKKPEEFGKGAMEGVAAPESANTGTSGGSMIPLLTLGIPGDAVTAVMLGSLMVAGLQPGPLLFVENADVVYTIFVGMIVATILILIYGLIGIRHFVKILLIPKPIMATFILVLCVVGSYSIGNNFFDVWVMFVAGVIGYFMIRYGYPASPVILALILGPLMESNLRRSLVMSGGSYDVFFTRPITAILLSLAVLTLFSPLIRAWYVKRRVNGDNNKDMNA from the coding sequence ATGGACTTATTTATGCAAGGACTGGCGAATGTTCTTGAATGGCAAATGCTCCTCATCCTAATTGTTGGAGCTGCCCTTGGAATTGCGATTGGTTCTTTACCTGGATTGACAGCAACGATGGGGGTTGCACTTCTTGTCCCTGTTACTTATGGAATGGATCCTGCAGCAGGTATCCTATTACTTGTAAGTTTATATTTTGGAGCGATTTACGGCGGATCGATTACGGCTATTTTACTTAGGACACCGGGAACTCCTGCTGCAGCGGCTACTGCTTTAGATGGTTATGAGATGACGAAAAGAGGACTAGGTCAGAAAGGGTTATTGGTTGCCGTATATTCGTCTGCAACAGGGGCTGTTGTAAGCGTTACGATTTTAATTTTCCTTTCGCCTGTTTTGGCTAACTTTGCACTGAATTTCAGTGCACCGGAAACTTTTGCCTTAGCGCTTTTTGGATTGTCCATTATCTCAAGTGTTGCCGGGGAATCGATGTTAAAAGGCTTGATTGCCGGAGTTGCAGGTTTATTGGTAGCTACCATCGGATTAGATCCTATGGACGGGTTTGCCAGGTTTACTTTTGACAACGTTCAATTGCTTAATGGGGTGGATTTTATCCCTGTAATGATTGGGTTATTTGCAGCGGCTCAAGCATTCAAAATGATGGAAGACATTTTTTCCAAAGAACAAATCAACCTTACGATTGAGAAAAGTAAGCTAAAATGGAAAGAATTTAAAAGCTTGATTATCACGATGCTCCGATCATCCGCAATCGGCACTGGTATTGGCATGATTCCCGGTGCAGGTGGAGATATATCGGCGTTTGTCGCTTATAACGAAGCAAAAAGATTTTCCAAAAAACCCGAAGAATTTGGGAAAGGGGCTATGGAAGGTGTCGCCGCCCCTGAATCAGCAAATACCGGTACTTCAGGCGGATCCATGATTCCTTTATTAACTTTGGGTATCCCGGGTGACGCGGTTACCGCTGTTATGTTGGGCTCATTGATGGTGGCAGGTTTGCAGCCGGGGCCTTTATTGTTTGTTGAAAATGCAGATGTTGTATACACGATATTTGTTGGTATGATCGTAGCTACGATTCTTATACTGATTTACGGGTTGATCGGCATTCGTCATTTTGTCAAGATTTTATTAATTCCTAAACCGATTATGGCGACGTTCATTCTAGTATTATGCGTGGTCGGCTCTTACTCTATCGGAAATAATTTCTTTGATGTATGGGTCATGTTTGTAGCCGGGGTGATTGGTTACTTTATGATTAGATATGGGTATCCGGCTTCACCGGTGATCTTGGCTCTTATCCTGGGCCCCTTGATGGAATCGAATCTACGACGATCATTAGTGATGTCCGGAGGGAGTTATGATGTGTTCTTCACTCGACCAATAACGGCTATTTTATTGTCGCTAGCTGTGCTTACATTGTTTTCGCCTTTAATTAGGGCTTGGTATGTTAAACGAAGAGTTAACGGTGATAATAATAAAGATATGAATGCTTAG
- a CDS encoding DMT family transporter, with product MIWQMVLLCIIWGTNWAVMSVALEYFPPIMFSAFRFVLGSAVLLAICFYRKIPFPKKQDWKWYALCGLLQTAYVFAVTQSVLEYLSIGVGSILAFSMPFWLTILAHFFIPNERINFAKISGLLIGLTGLILVLDVNFLEMTWSGVTIVAQLFAISASIAWATSNIIIKKVLHNHDKTQFTTYQMIIGALGLLVASFILEPGGSVEWSWMAIFCLVFAGVLASALAYILWSFILSEGEAGKSSISLLAVPVVGALSGWAFLGETLSLGTLLGILLVLSGIAVVNMKDIKRLRRKVAYDHAMPDQKEKGSL from the coding sequence ATGATATGGCAAATGGTTTTGCTTTGTATTATTTGGGGGACAAACTGGGCGGTGATGAGTGTAGCACTAGAATATTTCCCCCCAATTATGTTTTCAGCCTTTCGTTTTGTTCTCGGTTCAGCTGTTTTGCTCGCTATTTGCTTTTATAGAAAAATACCCTTTCCTAAAAAACAAGATTGGAAATGGTACGCGCTTTGTGGTTTACTTCAAACTGCTTACGTATTTGCCGTTACGCAGTCAGTTTTAGAATATTTAAGCATAGGGGTAGGTTCTATTCTCGCATTTTCAATGCCATTTTGGCTGACCATTCTAGCTCATTTCTTTATCCCTAATGAGCGTATCAATTTCGCTAAAATTTCTGGTTTATTGATTGGGTTAACGGGTCTTATTTTAGTTCTAGACGTCAATTTTCTGGAAATGACATGGAGTGGAGTCACAATTGTTGCCCAATTGTTTGCAATCTCTGCTTCAATAGCATGGGCTACCTCTAACATTATTATCAAAAAAGTATTGCACAATCATGATAAAACGCAGTTTACAACGTATCAGATGATAATCGGGGCTCTTGGTTTGTTAGTGGCTTCCTTTATTTTAGAACCGGGGGGCTCGGTGGAATGGAGTTGGATGGCAATATTCTGCCTAGTTTTTGCTGGTGTTCTCGCTTCCGCATTGGCCTATATTCTATGGTCGTTTATTCTTTCTGAGGGGGAAGCGGGTAAATCATCGATTTCATTATTGGCAGTCCCGGTTGTAGGTGCTCTTTCTGGGTGGGCTTTCTTGGGAGAAACTTTGTCATTGGGGACTTTGCTTGGGATACTACTTGTATTATCCGGCATCGCGGTAGTGAATATGAAAGATATCAAGCGCCTCAGACGTAAGGTAGCTTATGATCATGCCATGCCAGATCAGAAAGAAAAAGGTTCACTTTAA
- a CDS encoding UxaA family hydrolase — MKTFNGYRRKNGTIGVRNHVIVMNTTGELAGLTKKLANLVPEAVPVTHQTGQMQYPEDIQQIYRTLKGTAGHPNVSATLFIGMGQNDPAETIAEELQKQGHHVHAITVRKNKSISLALNEGRQWLAEAVKRSHLEKMEMADVTELTIGLECGGSDAWSGVTANPSIGAFSDAIVDDGGTSILAETPEAIGAEHILAKRSVSEEVSEQFLKIVDDYESRALAIGEDVRSANPSPGNITGGLTTLEEKSLGCIKKGGTAPLQEVIPYSGKPEKKGFIFMDTPGYDVESVAGMAAGGAQIVLFSTGKGSPTGSPIVPVVKIGTNPKLYKNMPEHIDVDSGKILEGTHNINDIGMEIYDLVMEVANGKLTASEKNNHQEFAIWRLAETM, encoded by the coding sequence ATGAAAACATTTAACGGTTATCGAAGAAAAAATGGCACGATCGGGGTTCGAAATCACGTGATTGTCATGAACACTACCGGAGAGCTGGCCGGGTTGACAAAAAAGTTGGCGAATCTGGTTCCTGAGGCGGTTCCGGTTACCCATCAAACGGGACAAATGCAGTACCCTGAAGATATCCAACAAATCTACCGAACGTTAAAAGGGACGGCCGGGCATCCCAATGTTAGTGCCACGTTATTCATAGGCATGGGTCAGAATGACCCTGCTGAAACCATCGCTGAGGAACTTCAAAAGCAAGGACACCATGTTCATGCTATTACCGTTCGGAAGAACAAATCGATTTCGTTGGCTTTAAACGAAGGAAGGCAGTGGTTAGCGGAAGCGGTAAAACGGAGTCATCTTGAAAAGATGGAAATGGCCGATGTAACCGAATTAACGATCGGGCTTGAATGCGGGGGATCCGATGCTTGGTCTGGGGTGACAGCTAACCCATCGATTGGAGCATTCTCGGATGCGATCGTTGATGATGGGGGCACAAGTATATTAGCCGAGACCCCCGAAGCCATTGGTGCCGAGCATATATTGGCAAAACGTTCAGTGAGTGAGGAAGTAAGCGAGCAATTTTTGAAGATTGTAGACGATTATGAATCACGTGCTTTAGCGATTGGCGAAGACGTCCGATCGGCAAATCCAAGCCCGGGGAATATTACGGGAGGGCTCACGACACTAGAGGAAAAGTCTTTGGGCTGCATAAAAAAAGGAGGGACCGCTCCTTTACAGGAAGTAATTCCTTATTCCGGAAAACCCGAGAAAAAAGGGTTCATTTTTATGGATACCCCGGGTTATGATGTTGAATCAGTCGCTGGTATGGCTGCCGGGGGGGCGCAAATCGTTTTATTTTCCACAGGGAAAGGCTCTCCAACCGGTTCTCCCATTGTTCCGGTAGTTAAAATCGGTACGAATCCCAAACTATATAAAAATATGCCGGAACATATTGACGTAGATTCGGGAAAAATATTGGAAGGTACACACAATATTAACGACATAGGGATGGAAATTTATGATCTGGTTATGGAAGTGGCTAATGGTAAGTTGACAGCTTCTGAGAAAAACAACCATCAGGAATTTGCCATTTGGAGATTAGCCGAAACAATGTAA
- a CDS encoding SDR family NAD(P)-dependent oxidoreductase — protein MGIEKRVALVTGGGTGLGKAITLHLARLGMDVAVNYSQSKKEAHETVDEVIKDGYEAMSVQADVSSSEQVYEMIEAVIQKFGRLDVVIANAGTTVFRPFDDLEGVSEDDWDRIMNVNVKGVWLTAKAAAPYLKARKIGRLIITSSIAGSRPTGSSLPYSVSKAAVNHLTKGLAKALGPEILVNAIAPGILDTRWTKGHSESMVQQFIKDSPLHKTPTIADCVKQVDTLVETDTMTGTITTIDSGASL, from the coding sequence ATGGGGATCGAAAAGCGTGTGGCCTTGGTTACCGGTGGAGGAACCGGTCTCGGAAAAGCGATAACGCTTCATCTCGCTCGTTTAGGAATGGATGTTGCTGTCAACTATTCCCAATCTAAGAAGGAAGCGCATGAAACTGTAGATGAGGTTATCAAAGATGGCTATGAGGCTATGTCTGTTCAAGCTGATGTTTCTTCAAGTGAACAAGTATATGAAATGATCGAAGCAGTTATTCAAAAATTTGGTAGACTGGATGTTGTCATCGCCAATGCAGGTACGACAGTGTTTCGTCCATTTGATGATTTGGAAGGTGTGAGCGAGGACGACTGGGACCGGATTATGAATGTTAATGTTAAAGGCGTATGGTTGACTGCAAAGGCCGCTGCCCCTTACCTTAAAGCCCGTAAGATAGGCCGATTGATCATCACTTCATCCATTGCAGGAAGCAGACCGACGGGAAGTTCGCTCCCTTACTCTGTCTCTAAAGCTGCGGTCAATCATTTAACTAAAGGTTTAGCTAAAGCATTAGGACCGGAAATATTGGTAAACGCGATCGCTCCGGGAATTCTTGATACGAGATGGACAAAAGGACATAGTGAATCGATGGTACAGCAATTTATAAAGGATTCCCCTTTGCATAAAACACCGACAATCGCTGATTGTGTGAAACAAGTTGACACGTTGGTAGAAACGGATACTATGACCGGTACGATCACTACAATTGATTCCGGAGCATCGCTATAA
- a CDS encoding zinc-dependent alcohol dehydrogenase — protein sequence MKAIRKIERKHGGISVDNIEPPTPKEDEVLVQIKNASICGSDIHAYHFAPTHHFIQPPVTMGHECSGQVVEIGKNVTDYKLGDRVVIEPIVNCGKCESCLKGNHHICNNFNIRGMHRDGIFTEQVAVNPKFLHKIPDTLSFEKACLVEPTSVLTHAILDRSDIKAGDLVLVTGPGPIGLLAAQMVKVVGAEPIVVGIYSDEDVRLPLIREFGFQTINTSEQSISEALNEKYGRETVHAVVECSGASPVFQTSLEVVVKGGSITLVGIFANQVEANLSTAVRKEISIYTSFSQDWVNFERAIKLLDEGAIRTEEMVAYYQPDDAVDAFEDAIAKKVPKPVFTF from the coding sequence ATGAAAGCAATCAGAAAGATAGAAAGAAAGCACGGGGGTATCAGTGTAGATAATATTGAACCGCCTACACCTAAGGAAGACGAAGTGCTGGTGCAAATAAAAAATGCTTCTATATGCGGCTCTGATATTCATGCCTACCATTTTGCTCCCACACATCATTTTATTCAGCCACCCGTGACCATGGGGCATGAATGCTCGGGTCAAGTTGTAGAAATCGGTAAAAATGTTACAGATTATAAACTGGGAGATCGTGTGGTCATCGAACCAATCGTGAATTGTGGCAAGTGTGAATCCTGTCTTAAAGGAAATCACCATATTTGCAATAATTTCAACATCAGGGGGATGCATAGAGACGGAATTTTTACAGAGCAGGTAGCTGTTAATCCCAAATTTCTGCACAAGATTCCCGATACCCTCTCCTTTGAAAAGGCATGTTTAGTGGAGCCCACCTCCGTTTTAACACATGCCATATTGGATCGAAGTGATATTAAAGCGGGTGATTTGGTTTTAGTTACCGGTCCGGGTCCAATTGGACTCTTAGCGGCTCAAATGGTGAAAGTTGTTGGCGCAGAGCCGATCGTTGTTGGGATTTATTCAGATGAAGACGTACGCCTTCCCTTGATAAGGGAATTTGGTTTTCAAACGATTAATACAAGTGAGCAATCGATATCAGAAGCATTGAACGAAAAGTACGGCAGAGAAACAGTCCATGCCGTTGTCGAATGTTCCGGCGCCTCTCCTGTTTTCCAAACAAGTCTGGAAGTTGTGGTCAAAGGGGGATCTATCACCCTTGTAGGGATATTTGCCAATCAGGTGGAAGCGAATCTTTCTACAGCCGTGCGTAAAGAGATTTCCATTTATACGAGCTTTTCGCAGGACTGGGTGAATTTTGAACGTGCGATTAAATTATTGGATGAAGGAGCCATCCGAACAGAGGAAATGGTTGCTTACTACCAACCGGATGATGCAGTGGACGCATTCGAAGATGCTATTGCCAAGAAGGTTCCAAAACCGGTTTTTACATTTTAA
- a CDS encoding fumarylacetoacetate hydrolase family protein, producing MKKMKLCTYQQNGERFLGVSVEEGIVNVKKALENQPQEGIPIRLEELLLSDGTNLLESLKQYISNLSLSNQSHLLLNEEDVDFETPIANPEKIICVGLNYQRHADETGSPYPEVPILFNKFNNTLTSHRSEIAVPKVTDQMDYEVELAVIVGKEMKDVPEDRALDYVFGYSTANDLSARDLQTRTPQWLLGKTCDDFSPIGPFVVTSDEIKDPQTLDLKTTVNGEVRQDSNTSDMIFSCKSILSYISRHMTLKPGDIILTGTPEGVALGMPEDKREFLKPGDEVTVEIEKLGSLTNTFVEAK from the coding sequence ATGAAAAAAATGAAATTGTGTACATATCAACAAAATGGTGAGCGTTTCTTGGGGGTATCGGTAGAAGAAGGGATTGTCAACGTGAAAAAAGCACTTGAAAATCAGCCCCAGGAAGGCATTCCAATTCGTTTGGAAGAATTATTATTAAGCGATGGCACTAACTTATTAGAAAGTTTAAAGCAATACATTTCCAATCTTTCACTTTCGAATCAATCTCATCTGTTATTAAATGAGGAAGACGTAGATTTCGAGACGCCCATTGCCAATCCTGAAAAGATCATTTGCGTCGGGTTAAATTATCAACGACACGCTGACGAGACCGGTTCCCCTTATCCTGAGGTGCCTATTCTTTTCAATAAATTTAATAACACGTTGACAAGTCATCGATCAGAAATAGCAGTACCAAAAGTTACCGATCAAATGGATTATGAGGTTGAACTTGCGGTGATTGTTGGTAAAGAAATGAAAGATGTCCCTGAAGATCGAGCGCTTGATTACGTATTTGGTTACAGTACAGCCAACGATTTATCAGCCCGAGACCTTCAGACCAGAACACCGCAATGGTTGCTCGGGAAAACATGTGATGACTTTAGCCCTATCGGCCCTTTCGTTGTCACATCGGATGAAATCAAAGACCCCCAAACATTGGATTTAAAGACAACCGTGAATGGGGAGGTTCGTCAAGACTCTAACACTTCAGATATGATTTTCTCTTGCAAATCAATATTAAGTTATATTTCCCGTCATATGACGTTAAAGCCCGGTGACATTATTTTAACCGGTACACCGGAAGGTGTCGCTTTAGGAATGCCTGAAGATAAGAGAGAGTTTTTGAAGCCGGGGGATGAAGTTACTGTGGAAATTGAAAAGCTGGGTTCGTTAACAAATACTTTCGTAGAAGCTAAGTAG
- a CDS encoding tripartite tricarboxylate transporter substrate binding protein, whose amino-acid sequence MGKKIWISTLAFSIALFAGCEAGGDEDAAADFPEGPVELIVPYDAGGGTDAVARALADATEEHLGESIGVVNTTGGGGAVGFTEGATAAPDGQTVTLVTVELVTLPHMGLADVSHEDFKAIGQMNFDPPAVTVPADAPYDTLEEFIDYAEENPGEIQMGNSGSGSIWHLAASAIEQETGVEFEHVPFDGAAPAVTSLLGGHIDAVPVSPAEVLPQVEGEELKTLAVMDEERAEVFPEVPTFEEEGFSGADGVGPWRGVVVPEDTPDEVASVLEEAFMAGAEEPEFQEFMEDNGLGMTITDGESFGQMMGESYDFYGELISDLGLE is encoded by the coding sequence ATGGGTAAAAAAATTTGGATAAGTACATTAGCTTTTTCAATAGCTTTATTTGCTGGATGTGAGGCTGGTGGTGATGAGGACGCTGCTGCAGATTTCCCCGAGGGTCCGGTTGAACTTATAGTCCCTTATGATGCTGGAGGTGGCACGGACGCTGTAGCCAGAGCGTTGGCGGATGCAACCGAGGAACACCTGGGTGAATCAATAGGGGTTGTGAATACGACCGGAGGCGGTGGTGCCGTAGGTTTTACCGAAGGGGCGACTGCAGCTCCAGATGGACAAACCGTCACATTGGTAACGGTAGAATTAGTCACGCTGCCACATATGGGATTGGCGGATGTTTCCCACGAGGATTTTAAAGCGATCGGGCAAATGAATTTTGATCCCCCAGCAGTCACCGTCCCTGCTGACGCTCCTTATGATACGTTGGAGGAGTTTATCGATTACGCTGAGGAAAATCCCGGAGAAATTCAAATGGGAAATTCTGGTTCTGGATCAATTTGGCATTTAGCTGCTTCTGCGATTGAGCAGGAGACGGGTGTAGAGTTTGAGCATGTGCCTTTTGATGGAGCTGCTCCTGCAGTCACCTCCCTATTAGGCGGTCATATCGACGCCGTTCCCGTAAGCCCTGCTGAAGTCTTGCCTCAGGTTGAAGGAGAGGAACTGAAGACATTAGCGGTTATGGATGAAGAACGTGCCGAAGTATTCCCTGAAGTGCCTACTTTTGAAGAAGAAGGATTCTCTGGAGCTGACGGTGTAGGACCGTGGAGAGGCGTTGTTGTACCTGAAGATACTCCTGATGAGGTTGCTTCGGTCTTAGAAGAAGCCTTTATGGCAGGAGCGGAAGAACCGGAATTTCAAGAGTTTATGGAAGATAACGGACTCGGAATGACGATTACAGACGGCGAGTCCTTCGGACAAATGATGGGGGAAAGTTATGATTTCTACGGTGAGTTAATCTCTGATTTAGGGCTTGAGTAA
- a CDS encoding tripartite tricarboxylate transporter TctB family protein, giving the protein MKRVDLISSIIVMAVAIFFLYQTFGFPATGTDSETGPEFIPRIFSTLLMILGIILFIKSFITKEEAPTTKVKMIALTIGILFVYLLLINFLGYYSSTILFVLVLLLITNIRKIAFLITVPIMVALFIFVFFENLLTVPIPTGILF; this is encoded by the coding sequence GTGAAAAGGGTGGATTTAATTAGCAGTATCATCGTCATGGCGGTGGCAATCTTTTTTTTATATCAAACATTTGGTTTTCCGGCTACGGGTACAGATTCTGAAACCGGGCCGGAATTCATCCCGAGAATTTTTTCTACACTGCTTATGATATTGGGAATCATCTTATTTATTAAATCATTTATAACAAAAGAAGAAGCGCCAACAACCAAAGTGAAGATGATTGCCCTAACTATCGGCATTTTATTCGTTTATCTGCTATTGATCAACTTTTTAGGTTATTACAGCAGTACGATCCTATTTGTGTTGGTTCTGTTGTTGATTACAAACATTCGAAAGATCGCTTTCTTAATTACTGTGCCTATAATGGTCGCTTTATTCATATTTGTTTTCTTTGAAAATTTATTAACTGTTCCTATTCCAACAGGGATACTGTTCTAA
- a CDS encoding SDR family NAD(P)-dependent oxidoreductase encodes MYSFEGQIAWVTGSSTGIGRAAALRLAEKGADVIVHCNRSLEETKELSKEIERLGRQSLIVQGDVADKMQVDRMVDQIQERFGRLDILVNNAGSMVERARLEDLEEELWDRIMNVNLKSVYLVTKAAVPLLKKQDIGKVINVTSVAARNGGGLGALAYASSKGGVSTLTRGMAKDLVEYSIRVNAIAPGIITTPFHEQFTSPEVMEKMVGQIPLGRAGTPDETVGSILFLASDYADYLTGEIIEVNGGQLMD; translated from the coding sequence ATGTATTCTTTTGAAGGTCAAATTGCGTGGGTGACAGGCAGCAGTACGGGCATTGGCAGAGCAGCTGCATTACGTTTAGCGGAAAAAGGTGCAGATGTAATTGTACACTGTAATCGCAGTTTGGAGGAAACTAAAGAACTCTCTAAAGAAATTGAGCGATTGGGAAGACAATCGCTCATTGTACAGGGAGATGTGGCTGATAAAATGCAAGTGGATCGAATGGTCGATCAAATACAAGAACGATTCGGGCGGCTGGACATTTTGGTCAACAATGCCGGATCGATGGTCGAAAGAGCCCGTCTGGAAGACCTCGAAGAGGAATTATGGGATCGAATCATGAATGTCAACCTCAAATCTGTCTATTTGGTAACCAAAGCAGCGGTTCCTTTATTAAAAAAACAGGACATAGGAAAAGTGATAAATGTGACTTCTGTTGCCGCTCGTAACGGCGGAGGCTTAGGCGCTTTAGCTTATGCCTCCTCTAAAGGCGGTGTAAGCACATTGACCCGCGGTATGGCAAAAGATTTGGTGGAATACAGCATTCGGGTCAACGCCATTGCCCCGGGGATTATTACCACGCCGTTTCATGAGCAATTCACATCCCCTGAGGTGATGGAAAAAATGGTGGGGCAAATTCCGTTAGGACGGGCAGGGACACCGGATGAAACCGTCGGGTCGATTTTATTTTTGGCATCGGATTATGCTGACTATTTAACGGGTGAAATTATAGAAGTCAATGGCGGTCAATTAATGGATTAG